The genomic DNA GTGAGACCGAGTCTCTTTGATTTGCCAGAAATTGCACGTCGTATTTTTTCATCAAGTCACGTGCCCAGTTCGAGGCGTATTCATTCCGCAGTTGTTCACCAAGGAAGAGGTACGCAAACTGCTGACCTTGATTCAGGAAGTCTGCTCGCAATTCGTTGACTTCTTCGGGTGAATCAGGTGTGCGGCTCTTGATTCGGACAAGATAGTAAGCAGATCCGTCACTGTTGGGGGCAACACCGACATCGCCGACGTTCATGTCTTCAAAGACCTTGTTGAAGAACCGCTCGCCGACATCTTCTGCTCCCGGGATGTTGGAGTACCTGGGCATGCCTGGTTGTTGTGGCTGAAACGGATTCGTGGACTGAGCAGCACCCTCGGTGAGCATTGTGAACTCACCAGTTTCACGGACTGTGAGAAAGAGGCTGTCAGGGTCACCGGTGACGGTTTCGTCTGCGAGAGCATCTGCCATCGGCTTGTCACTTTTCAGTAGTAATTTTTGTAACGCCTCAGCGCGTTTCAAGGCAGCGGGGCCAGCTTGTTGCTGTTTCCAGACTTTGGTGACTTGTTCGCGAACGCTTGGTTCGTCATCGATCGTTTCTGGTGAGTAAGCTTCTTTGAAGCCGGTTTTCCAGTAAACAAAACGACTTTCGGATGCACCAAAGTCGCCAAAGTTGAATCGACGAGCCTGATTGACGTTAAATAACATTGTTGGAATTGACTGTTGCAGTTGCTCCACCACAGTTTGCAGCCCACGAGATGCCGCAAAGGATTGCACAAATGCTGATCCAATTGGATAGTCTTCCGAGGTTCGCAATTCGTTTAATGTCAGGAATGGGGTTTCGATAAATTCGAGGTTGTTTTCCTCAGCGTATTTCTTGATTTGCTTCGTTGCCTCTTCGAGAGAGACGTAGTTCTCATCGATTTTCCCTAATCGGTATTTTCCAGAGAGGTCTCTGACGAAGGCGTACGCATCGTCCATCAGCGTGGTGATTTTAGCGTGCGTTCGTTCTCGTAAAATATCTTCGCGGAGTTCTGCTTTGAGCGTATCGTCCAAGGCTGGAACATTCGATTCCGGGGCTGGAGGTAAGTCGTCGTCACCGAGCGGATTCGCTTTCATTTCCGGTTTGGCTTCTGCGGGTTTGTCACCTGCTTCGGGTTTCTTTTCCTCAGCTGGTGAATCTTCCGCTTTCGGTTTTTCTTCTTTCGCTGGTTCTGCTTTCTTTTCTTCAGCTTTTTTCGTTTCTGCAGGCTGTTCAGCATCTGCCTTCGGTTTGGCAGGAGCTTCTAAACTTTTTGCCGGTTTTGCGTCTGCTTCTTTCGCAGCAGGTGCTTCAGGCGATGGGGCTTCTTTTGCAGGAGCTTCAGGTGCTTTCGCTTCAGTTTCTTTTGCTGGATCTTCAGGTGTTTCTGCAGGAGCCGGGTCTTCGCTTTTCTTTTCGTCATCCTGCAAGGAAACGAACTGAAGTTTCCCGAGCGGAGTGACTATCGAAGATTGTGATTTCTCATCGTCAGCAGGTTCACTGGTCGTTTCTTCTTTCGGAGCCTCTTCTTTTGGGGCTTCGGGAGCTTCTTTAGCTGGTTCAGGTTTTGTTTCTTCTTTAGGAGCCGCTTCACTTTTCGGCTCTTCTGGAGTTGTTTCTTTCTTAGGCTCCTCTTTTGGAGGTGCTTCTTCTTTCACAGGAGCCGGTTTCTCTTCACTCTTTTCGGAGGGTGAGTCCTCAGTGCTCTTGGCTGGAGCCGCTGCTTCGGGCGTTTGGGGGCGTGCTGGCAACGCTGGTGCTGGGATCGCTGACGAGCCTGGTGATGGCATGTCTCCAGCGGGTGCAGCCTCCGGGACTTCCCGAAGGTATTCGTCTTCGTAGCGTTTCTGAATCTCTTCGTCGGTCACTTCGCCGACGGTCGCTTTAATGTCATCGAAGACTGCTTCCAGATAAGCAAGTTCCATTTTTGGCATCTGATAGAAGCCAGGGCGACCTTCTTCCGGGCGACCTTCCGGGGTGAATCCGGGAAGATTTTTATTGTATTGGTTGAGGAGAGCCTGGAGTTCTTCGTCTGTTGGCTCGACTGAGTCAGACTCAAAGCTGCTCACAGGAATTGAGACAAGCTCCGCAGTTTGCTTGACCTGGAGCTTCTGAAAGAAGTTCCAGTCGTTTTGCGGCGTCAGTGGGGTTTGGCTGCTTAAAATTGGATCACTCAAAAGGCGGGCTGCCTCTTGGGAGAGAATTTCTTCTCGCAGGATTTCGATCAACGATGTTTCTGAAACACGGAGTGTCCTGCGAATTTTTGAGAATTCAGGGCCGGTCAGCTTTCCGCCAGAGATTTTGGTGATGAATTTCTTGACGACGTCATCGGAGATCGACATTCCCATTTCGGTTGCTTCCCGACGCAGGACTTCACCAAGGACAACATCTTCTGAGGTGATCTCTCGCTCGCGATTGAATCCGAACAGGTTTTGTTGAATGCGCTGTCCTGCTTCAGTCAGAGCTTGTTGAGCTGCTTCGCTCTCATCGTTCTCGGGGATTCCTGCTCTGGCCGCCATTTGCACGAAATTGTTGGCGATTTGCCGGTTTTGCATCAACTCGTTGAGTTCGGAGCTTTTGAGGTCTCCGCCCTCCATTGTCACAGCGTTCGGTTCTCGACCAGCCCAGATCATGGCGAGTCCGAGAGCCACCCCGATGACGACTCCAGTCAGTCCCCAATCGGCACCTTTTCCTCGACTCAGGCCGGCGAGCCAAAAAATCCCGCCCATAATTGCCGCAAGGAAGACGACCACGAGCGGCATTGGCATGTCACGCGGGTCTTGAATTGCACCGAGCAAAACGAAAGAAATCATCGCCAGGCCGGTCGTGACGACCATCAGTACGCGCTGGTGACGTCGGAAAAGGGAGAAAGGAGAACTCATCCGTGTGCCTTGTTGTAACGTCTTGAGAATTTAATTTTCGCGATTGTGAACGAAATGAAAATCAAATTTCCGTTGTGATTTCTGAACTCTCATCCTACGCTCACTTGACAATCCCTCAAACGATTCCGTAATCACAGGGCGAGGAATCTACTTTTTTAAGTGAATCAAGGTGAGTTCAACTTTCGTTCCACTACTAATTAGAGGAAATGAAAGTGAATCTGAAAAGAGTAGGTCATATATAACAAGCGGCATTTTAGCTGGGACAGAGTGTGTGGCAACCCCAGAGTGAATGCTCGCGTTTTCGTAGAATGGTCGGACGTCGACTTCGAATGAAAAGCTGAATTCCTCACCGCGCCGTCAGGCATATGGAAATGAATCATTGTCCGACTCCCCAACAATTTAAAGCTGATACTGTTTAAAGCTGATACCGAGAGACTGGATCTGGTCCTTCAAGCACTGAGGAAGTCCTTCATCGTCGAAGTTTCCGAATAGGGACTTAGCCTCTTTGCCTTTGGCTGATCGGTCAAAGGTAGAACTGAATAATATCATTGGATATCGAATGGTCGCTGCGAAGAAGAAGAAAGCACTCGTCATAGTGGAATCCCCTGCGAAAGCCCGAAAAATCGCGGGTTTTTTGGGGAGTGACTACGAAGTTCGTGCCAGCATGGGACACGTGCGAGACCTGCCTGAAAAAGCTGCGGACATTCCTGCAGCGATGAAAAAAGAGGCATGGACCCGGCTGGGGGTGAACGTCGAGGAGGAATTTACGCCACTTTATGTTGTCTCGCCGGCGAAGAAGAAGGTCGTCAAAGAACTCAAGGACTTACTGAAAAACTCTGAAGAACTCATCATCGCGACGGACGAAGACCGCGAAGGGGAAAGCATCGGTTGGCATCTGATTGACCTGTTAAAGCCCAAAGGGCCAGTCAAACGGATGACCTTTTCCGAGATTACCAAGAAAGCGATTCTCGAAGCGTTAGACAATACGCGCGAAGTTGACATGAATCTTGTCGAAGCGCAAGAGACGCGGCGTATTCTCGACCGTTTATACGGATATACACTCTCACCATTGCTCTGGACGAAGGTCCGCCGAGGATTATCTGCCGGACGTGTGCAAAGTGTCGCTGTCCGTGTTCTGGTGCAGCGGGAACTCGAACGACGTGCATTCCGGAGCGGAACATATTGGGACCTGAAAGCCGCACTTCACATCGGTGAAGAGAGTTTTGATGCTCAACTCTGGTCAGTTGATGGGCAGCGAATTGCAACCGGAAAAGATTTCGATGAGCACACCGGAAAACTGAAAGATGGCTCAAAAGTCCTTCTGCTCGATGAAGAGCCTGCGAAGGAATTGCAAAAGAAACTTCTCGGCACCAACTGGGAAGTCAGCAAGGTCGAGCATCGTACTCAAACGCGAAAACCTCCGGCACCGTTCACGACAAGTACGCTTCAGCAGGAAGCGAACCGTAAGCTGAATATGTCGGCGAGGGAGACCATGCAGGTGGCACAACGTCTTTATGAAGACGGAAATATCACTTACATGCGTACCGACAGCGTGACGCTCTCGCAGGAAGCTGTCACCGCGACGCGTGCTCGAATTGAAAGCAACTACGGAAAAGATTTCCTCAGCGACGAAGTCCGGCAGTATTCCAACAAGACGAAAAATGCCCAGGAGGCACACGAAGCGATTCGTCCTGCAGGAACAGAAATGAAAACTGCCGACGAGCTTGGTCTCTCTGCCCGGGAAGCGAAGCTGTATGAGATGATCTGGAAGCGAACCATGTCAGCGCAGATGGCAGAGGCTCAGCTCCGATTTGATACCGTGACCATTACGGCGGATGAAACAGAATTCCGAGCGACCGGCCGGAAGGTTGTCTTCCCCGGGTACTTCCGAGCATATGTTGAAGGCTCCGATGACCCCGAAGCGGCACTCGAAGATCAAGACTCCATGCTTCCGGAAATGAGTGAAGGGGCCGGGCTGAAGTGCAAGGATGTCGAGTCTCTGAGCCACGAAACCAAGCCTCCTGCCCGATATACAGAAGCTTCACTGGTCCGCAAGTTGGAGCAGGAAGGGGTTGGGCGACCGAGTACCTATGCCAGCATTATCGGAACGGTTCAGGATCGGGGGTATGTTCGCAAAGTGAGCAATCAACTTGTCCCGACATTTACCGCTTTGGCTGTGACTAATCTGTTGGAGAAGTATTTCCCGCAGATGGTCGACTTGCAGTTTACTGCTCAAATGGAACAGTCGCTGGATGATATCTCGAATGGTGAAGCTGAGAAAATTCCGTATCTGTCCAAGTTTTACTCGGGCGAGGAAGGCCTGGGGCATCAAGTTGAATCGAAGAAGGAAACAATCGATCCGCGCGAAGTATGCACATTGCAACTGGACTCACTTTCATCCGCAGTTCGCGTCGGAAGATACGGTCCATTTTTAGAAGCGGAATCTGACGGAGAGACATTCAATGCGTCTCTTCCAGAGGATATCGCTCCTGCCGATCTTGATAATGAGATGGCAGAGAAACTCATCGAATTGAAAAAGCAGGGACCACAATCTCTCGGAATGCATCCCGAAGATGGTTTGCCAATTTTTGTTCTTTCTGGTCCCTTTGGTCCGTACCTGCAACTGGGTGAAGTCGTTGAAGGTGCAGAGAAAAAACCGAAGCGGGTGTCGATTCCTAAGAATGTCGATCCGACTGCGGTCGACCTCGATCTGGCGATTCAATTGCTGTCTCTCCCCAGACGAGTCGGGCACCATCCGGAAGACAACAAAGTTGTGAATGCCGGAATCGGTCGATTCGGTCCGTACGTTCAGCATGCGGGGAAATATAAAAGTCTGCCCAAAGAGGACGATGTCCTGACTGTTGGGCTGGATCGCGCCGTTGAACTCCTCAAACTGGCGAAAACTCGTTCTGCTCCGACACCGATCAAAGAGCTCGGCAACCATCCGGAAAGTGAAGAGCCACTCGCAATTTTCGAAGGTCGATACGGTCCGTACGTCAAGTGTGGAAAGCTCAACGCTACAATTCCAAAAGACAAAGATCCGCAAGCGCTCACTCTTGTTGAAGCTGTCGAACTGATTAACGACAAGGCAGCCAAAACAGGTAAGAAGGTCGGCAAGAAAAAAGCTGCGAAGAAGAAGGCAGCAAAGAAGAAAACAACAAAGAAAAAGGCCGCAAAGAAAAAGACCACAAAAAAGAAAACAGCTAAGAAAGCTGCGAAGAAAAAGGCGACCAAAAAGAAAACGACCAAGAAAAGTGATGAGGCAGAATCCAGTGAGGAATAGCTGCGCGTGATCGCCCGTCCTGGGCTTTGATTTCGGTTAGAACCAAAGTCGAATCTGTTCTTTATTGGTCTTCGTGAATACAATCAAGGAGGTGGCTGTTGGGGGATCGTCTATCATTGATTCCCTGAAGGTTGAAGCTTTGTTCCAACTTGTCGGTCAAAACCACTACAATTCCCTTAAACACATTGAAGAATGTTGAATCCTCTGCGCGGAAAATTTTTGGTAGCAGGAGATCAGCTACGTGACCCGACTTTTTTTAAGTCGGTCGTGCTGATTGTCGAACATGGTCCCGATGGCTCGATGGGGTTGGTGATCAATCACCCCTCGCCCTTCACCGTGTCTCATGCTTTACAAGGAAACTTTGACCTCCCTGAAAATCAGGAACTGGTTTATGTCGGAGGGCCAGTGGAGCCGGAGGCACTCTTTGTTGTTCACAACTCTTCTGCTCTCGATCCGTCCGAAATGCCCATTGTTGAAAACGTCTACATGGGCAGCAGCGCTGAGGTCTTTGAAGACATTCTGCAAGTGGCCATCGAAGATCCGCAAGAGTTGATTTATCGCGTCTTTGCTGGTTGCTCAGGCTGGGGACCGGGCCAACTCGAAGGAGAACTGGCTCGGGGTGACTGGACGGTCGTTCCAGCCGATGAGGAAACTGTCTTTCAGCCCGACCCTTACTCGATCTGGGACACCCTGACCGCAAAAGCAAAACAGACCAGAAGACTACTCCCCATCGATTGCGATCATCCCGAGTGGAACTGATCCCGAATAGACCTGAACTGAGTGGCCGGCAGTTGTGTGGATTGGCGTTCAGGAGCACTGACGCTGAAGCCTGAGTTTGTCGCCTTGGCTATTTCTGATTGAGTCCGCCGAAGCGGCGGTCGCGGGCAGCGAAGTCTTTCAGAGCTGCGAAGAGCTCAGGCTGACGGAAGTCGGGCCAAAGTGTTTCCGTCACCCAGAGTTCGGCGTAACTGATTTGCCAGAGCAGGAAGTTGCTGATTCGCATTTCCCCAGCTGTTCGGATCACCAGGTCAGGGTCGCTCATTTCAGCTGTGTAGAGATGCTCAGAAACGGTTGACTCGTCGATCTCGTCGGTTTTCAATTCGCCAGTACGGACTTTCTCGGCGATGCTTCGCACTGCGTGGACAACTTCGTCACGAGCACCATAGTCGAGTGCCAGGCAAAGCTTCATGCCTGGGTTGTCTTGGCTCAGTTCGATGGTCTTGTTCACTTCTGCAAGGATGTTCCGTCCAATTCGGTCTGTTCGTCCGATGGTTTGAAACTGAATGTCCTGCCGCATGATCTCATCGCGTTCAGCAACAACATATCGTTGAAGCAAATTCATGAGTAAATCGAGTTCGGGCCGGGGGCGTTTCCAGTTTTCGCTGCTGAAGCAGTAGAGCGTCAGTTGATCCATTCCGAGTCGGGCACATTCTTCAACGATTGCCCGTACGCTATGGACTCCACGGCGATGCCCTTCAATGCGTGGCAAGTTTCTTGATTGAGCCCAGCGTCCATTGCCATCCATGATGATGGCAATATGCGAGGGGAGTTTTTCCGTGCTGAGTCCCAAGGATTCCAGGTCGTCAGGTGTATAAGGCGATTCGACAGCCACTGTTGTTATCGTTCGATTAATAAAGCAGGTCAATGAAATGAAAATCAGCGATTGATTTGCATCTTGACGAATCGAGAACAGAAGAGCAATTGCGAATTCGCTACTCACCCGCGAGTTCGACCAATCGTTTGCCGATTTGGAGATGGAGCGGAATTAATATGATGGCTGAAAAGAAACTTCCAATAAAAGCAAGGGCGCCGACCTCCCCTGGGCCACCGCCGATTGCGAGGCAACTCACGCCCATTACGTTTCCCATAAAGACCACAAACCCGGATGAAAACAACGCAATCGGCCAGATTGCCCACTTCTGAGTGACTGCCAGATAAACCGAACAGTGAATGGCGATCAGTGCTTGAAGTGTGAAGTATGTCATGACAAGCAAGAGATCAAGGTCACCGAGAATGTCCCCCATAAGCTTAAGAAACTTTTCCCCCAGGAGAATGCTTCCCAGAAAAAAGCAAAAGGTCAACGGGAGTAAAGATGTGAGTCCGCCTATGAACTTTGAGTAGATGATTTCAGACTCTCGTCGAGGAATCAGCAGAAGAATTGACCATGTTTGGTTGGAGAGCTCTTGTCGATATAAGCGAGTCGCCATGATCCCCAATTCAAGAAACATCAGAAAGAAGGACCATGTGAGCAGGCTATAGCCTATGGTTACAGTCAATGAGGACCAGCCTCCGTACGTTAAGACCGCGGAGCCGATCATGAAGACCAGATACAACGAAGTTTTGAGTAACAGAAAGATCGCACCTCCGCTCAGCAGTTGGTGATCTTTCCAGACAATGGCTGCATCCCAGACTCGACCACGTCCCAGGTTTTGGCTCCTTTTTCGGAGTCGATCAAAGAAATTTAACGATCCCGGCTCTTTTTCGTTACATGTGCATCGGTCAAAGATCACCCAGGTGACCGCCATGAACAGCCCTCCGACAATCAGATTGCCAAGAACTTGAGTGCTTATCCAGATTGAACTGGTTGTTCCCATCATC from Thalassoglobus polymorphus includes the following:
- the topA gene encoding type I DNA topoisomerase → MVAAKKKKALVIVESPAKARKIAGFLGSDYEVRASMGHVRDLPEKAADIPAAMKKEAWTRLGVNVEEEFTPLYVVSPAKKKVVKELKDLLKNSEELIIATDEDREGESIGWHLIDLLKPKGPVKRMTFSEITKKAILEALDNTREVDMNLVEAQETRRILDRLYGYTLSPLLWTKVRRGLSAGRVQSVAVRVLVQRELERRAFRSGTYWDLKAALHIGEESFDAQLWSVDGQRIATGKDFDEHTGKLKDGSKVLLLDEEPAKELQKKLLGTNWEVSKVEHRTQTRKPPAPFTTSTLQQEANRKLNMSARETMQVAQRLYEDGNITYMRTDSVTLSQEAVTATRARIESNYGKDFLSDEVRQYSNKTKNAQEAHEAIRPAGTEMKTADELGLSAREAKLYEMIWKRTMSAQMAEAQLRFDTVTITADETEFRATGRKVVFPGYFRAYVEGSDDPEAALEDQDSMLPEMSEGAGLKCKDVESLSHETKPPARYTEASLVRKLEQEGVGRPSTYASIIGTVQDRGYVRKVSNQLVPTFTALAVTNLLEKYFPQMVDLQFTAQMEQSLDDISNGEAEKIPYLSKFYSGEEGLGHQVESKKETIDPREVCTLQLDSLSSAVRVGRYGPFLEAESDGETFNASLPEDIAPADLDNEMAEKLIELKKQGPQSLGMHPEDGLPIFVLSGPFGPYLQLGEVVEGAEKKPKRVSIPKNVDPTAVDLDLAIQLLSLPRRVGHHPEDNKVVNAGIGRFGPYVQHAGKYKSLPKEDDVLTVGLDRAVELLKLAKTRSAPTPIKELGNHPESEEPLAIFEGRYGPYVKCGKLNATIPKDKDPQALTLVEAVELINDKAAKTGKKVGKKKAAKKKAAKKKTTKKKAAKKKTTKKKTAKKAAKKKATKKKTTKKSDEAESSEE
- a CDS encoding YqgE/AlgH family protein is translated as MLNPLRGKFLVAGDQLRDPTFFKSVVLIVEHGPDGSMGLVINHPSPFTVSHALQGNFDLPENQELVYVGGPVEPEALFVVHNSSALDPSEMPIVENVYMGSSAEVFEDILQVAIEDPQELIYRVFAGCSGWGPGQLEGELARGDWTVVPADEETVFQPDPYSIWDTLTAKAKQTRRLLPIDCDHPEWN
- a CDS encoding isoprenyl transferase, giving the protein MAVESPYTPDDLESLGLSTEKLPSHIAIIMDGNGRWAQSRNLPRIEGHRRGVHSVRAIVEECARLGMDQLTLYCFSSENWKRPRPELDLLMNLLQRYVVAERDEIMRQDIQFQTIGRTDRIGRNILAEVNKTIELSQDNPGMKLCLALDYGARDEVVHAVRSIAEKVRTGELKTDEIDESTVSEHLYTAEMSDPDLVIRTAGEMRISNFLLWQISYAELWVTETLWPDFRQPELFAALKDFAARDRRFGGLNQK
- a CDS encoding ABC transporter permease; amino-acid sequence: MNKFLALVRRALQTDSRLLRGYLARLLLAGFILLTLITFQRDWASRGAPGLDLFRSVSLYNYFFITILGTAFFATAITEEKEERTLSLLKMAGVGATSLILGKWTPRMIGAFLLLCVQIPFTVLAVTLGGVQIDQVVAVYISLFAHLFLVGSIGLFCSVVMSTTTGACGLAGGVLILHHFLPTVLALALRNQQGFFIVDVIISISMMLSDMNGFRVVLGLMMGTTSSIWISTQVLGNLIVGGLFMAVTWVIFDRCTCNEKEPGSLNFFDRLRKRSQNLGRGRVWDAAIVWKDHQLLSGGAIFLLLKTSLYLVFMIGSAVLTYGGWSSLTVTIGYSLLTWSFFLMFLELGIMATRLYRQELSNQTWSILLLIPRRESEIIYSKFIGGLTSLLPLTFCFFLGSILLGEKFLKLMGDILGDLDLLLVMTYFTLQALIAIHCSVYLAVTQKWAIWPIALFSSGFVVFMGNVMGVSCLAIGGGPGEVGALAFIGSFFSAIILIPLHLQIGKRLVELAGE